The region CTACACAGAACCTCATGTATATAAACCTGATCCTCTTTAATATCAAGAATAGGCTGGAAGTACGGTATAACTTTTTTGTTCTCAATGGCATTCAGTATGGTAATGTTTAACTTTCCTATCTTTTTATAAATCTGTTCAACATCATCTTCAGTTGGGAGGTAGACAGAACCTTTGTTTTCCATCTTTACTTTATGAAGGATGTTGTCTGCAAACAGGAAAAGATCCTTTGCATCCTTACCATGATCCGGATAAACAGCCATACCTATTGACGCTGAAACCTTAACCTTTGATCCATCAGTTGCTATGAGGAAAAATCTATTTATGCTGTCAATGATATCTTTAGCTATACTGTAGCCCTTTTCAGCATCGGTTAAAGGAAGTATAACAGCAAACTCATCACCACCGTATCTTGCAACAATATCTCCTCTTCTAATAGTATCCCTTATTATCTGTGCTATCTTCTGAAGGATAATATCACCGAAACCGTATCCGTATGTATCATTTATAGCCTTAAAGTTATCTATATCTATAGTCAATAGTGTAAACTTGTAGCCGTGTCTGTCAGCCCTGGCTATCTCGTAATTTAAAAGCTCCCAGAAGACCTTCTGATTGTAAAGACCTGTTATAGAATCCCTCGTTGAGTAGTACTCTATCTCCTTTGAATATTTATTGATAGCCTTAACTGAGATTATAAGATTCAGGAATGTTGAGAGTATACTGTCAATAATAAGAACCTTCGTTTTGTCAGTCTGAACCTCAGGTAAAATCCCTATTCCAACAACCCCACCAATTCCTGGCTCATCAAGAAGCAGACATCTCTTTCTGTATTTTATCTTCTTTCCTATAAATCTTGGGATACATCTCTTCCTGTCAATGATGTTATGTCTTATATTTATTCTGGAACCTTCTGATGTGGTAAAACATTCTCCCATTCTTGACAGTGCGAGATTTTCAAAATCTTTTTTCATCTGAGGGTGAGGTTCAAACACCCAGAACATCTCAATATCGTAACTGTTTTCACCTGACTGGAATATTGAAAACATAGAATAAACTGGAAGAATCTTACTGACCTCCAGTAACATCTGATTTATGTAATCTCTCCAGTCCTTTATAACAGCAGAAGTCAAGACAAACTTCTCAAGAAGTTTTATCTCAAACTCAAGCATATCCTTATCAACAGCTATGGTTTTCAACTTATCTATAAGATGCTGAAAACCAGTATAAACAAGGTGAAACTCTTTTAATTCAAACTCATCAGGATGAAACTCAATTTTTGAAAGATCTGAGATAGATTCAACCTCGTTTATTTTTTCATTCAGTTTATCTATATACTGTTTTATCTTTCTGTTTATTAAAAATGCTATACCTACAGCTATAGCAATAGGCAGAGGGAAGATAGCTATAAGTGAAAGAGCAAAATCACCTTTTGCCGAGGCTACAAACTGTCTTATATTCTGTTTAACCTCAATAACTCCAAGAACATCTCCTATATCTGCATTATAATGGCATGTCTGGCAGATCTTTTCAGCTTTTAACGGATGTATGAGCCTCAGAACACCTTCCCTCTCAACGGTAACATCCTCCCCTTCGTTAAAAGCTTTCAGTATATATCTGTCTACCTCGTTCTGTTCTATCTTACCGAACAGTTCCTCTACAATCTTTCCTCTGTATATGTTAACAGTGTATAGGCTTTTCTCAAATGCTTTCTGGTTCGCTTCCAGAAACTCCTCAAGATCCTCCCTTGACCATCCCCTTTTCATTATTTGGAACATAGAATTAAAGGTCTGTTTTGCAAGAGTATGTGATTCCTCATAGGCTCTTTTCTTGAGATGTTCTGTGTATATATTACTTACAGCAAAATAAAAATAGCTGTAAACCACTGCAGCTCCAACCAGAATAAAGGTTAGTATTATTCCCTTCAGACTTTTCATACTGCACCTTACTGTTCAGAAAGAAACATATACTGAACGCCTGATGTCATATATTAATACTCCTGAGTAAGTAGTAAAAACTATTAATTTTATTAAATAATATAAATAATTATTCGTAACAAGTCTATCTTTTGTTTAGTAATGGTGATGGGAGTTTAAAAATGGTACTATAGAATACTGTTGAAAATCTGCCAGGGTTAAGATATGTACAGCTGGAAAAGTATATTTGATGAGATAAAAAAGTACAGAAGAGAGTTAATAGCGGGACATATACTTGCAGTTCTTGCTATCTGTGTAAGTGTTCCCACACCTCTTTTTCTTCCTTTACTTGTTGATGAGGTGTTATTGAACAAACCCGGTATTTTTATAAGAACATTTGAGAGATTCTTTGGAGAAGGTAATGCTGTTATATATACGGCTACAGCCCTTATTATTGTACTTGTTATGAGATTTCTGTTTTTTGTATTCAATGCTGTTCAGGCAAAGATATTCACAACCATATCTAAAAATGTAACTTACAAAATCAGGGAAGATCTGATAAAGCACCTCCAGAAGGTATCAATGGCAGAGTTTGAGACGGTTGGATCAGGAGGTATAGCTTCAAAACTTGTTACAGATATAAACACACTTGATGATTTTATTGGAAAGACTGTGAGCAGGTTCATAATATCTGTTCTGACAATAATAGGCGTTGCCGTTGTCCTGATACTGATAAACTGGAAGCTTGGACTTCTTATAGTCTTTCTCAATCCTGTTGTTATTTATTTCACAACTGTTGTAGGAAGGAAGATTGGAAAGCTTAAAGGGAAGGAGAACAAAGCTGTTGAAAAATTCCAGGAAAAACTTACTGAAACTCTTGATCTTTTCTGGCAGATAAGGGCAAGTAACAGGGAAAAAACATTTTTCAGATACGTTATAGACACAGCAAGGGAAGTTAGAGATACAGCTGTAGAGTTTGGATGGAAAAGTGATGCTGCTACAAGACTTTCAATGCTCGTTTTCCTGGCAGGTTATGAGGTTTTCAGAGCAACAAGTATACTTTTTGTTGCCTATTCTGATCTTACCATAGGGCTGATGCTTGCAATATTTGGTTATCTGTGGGTTATGATGACGCCTGTTCAGGAACTGCTGAACATCCAGTATGCTTACCATTCAGCTACTGCGGCACTTGACAGGATTAATTCAATATTCAGTATGAAAAAAGAACCTGAATACCCACACATTCTTAATCCCTTTAAAAATAAAGAGACCTGTTCTATACAGCTTAAGGAAGTTTATTTCTCTTATGATGGGAAGAATATGATCCTTGAAGGTATAAATCTGAAAGCTGATAAAGGCAAAAAGATAGCTATTGTAGGTGCAAGCGGAAGTGGAAAAACAACACTGGCTCATATTATGGTCGGTTTTTACCCTGTTGATAGGGGAGATATCCTTTACGATGGTATATCTGTTAAGGAGATAGGCCTTGATGTTGTAAGAGATAACGTTTCACTTGTTCTGCAGAGTCCTATGATGTTTAACGATACTGTGAGATTTAATCTGACCCTTGGAAAAGATATTCCTGAGGAGAAGATCTGGGAGGCTTTAGAGATTGCCCAGATGAAAGATTTTGTTATAAATCTTCCAGACAGACTTGAGACAGTTGTTGGTAAAAATGGAGTAAGACTGTCAGGTGGACAGAGACAGAGGCTTGCTATAGCAAGAATGATACTCCAGAATCCGAAAATTGTTATACTTGATGAGTCAACATCAGCTCTTGATACACAGACAGAGTACAGGCTTTTCAAGGCACTACAGAGATACCTTAAAAACAAAACAACAATTATAATAGCCCACAGACTTAGCACAGTTCAGCAGGCGGACTATATTTATGTTCTTGACAGAGGAAAAATTGTTGAAGAAGGAACACATGAACAGCTTATGAAAGAGGAAGGACTTTACAACGAATATATGAAAAAACATTATATGGCAGGTTAAAGATGGAAGTTATTGAAGGACTTAATGAGAAACAGGCAGAGGCTGTATTATACTTTGGATCTCCCCTTCTTGTTCTTGCAGGTGCAGGATCAGGTAAAACAAAGGTAATAACACACAAGATAATATTTCTTATTAAAGAGT is a window of Persephonella marina EX-H1 DNA encoding:
- a CDS encoding putative bifunctional diguanylate cyclase/phosphodiesterase — its product is MKSLKGIILTFILVGAAVVYSYFYFAVSNIYTEHLKKRAYEESHTLAKQTFNSMFQIMKRGWSREDLEEFLEANQKAFEKSLYTVNIYRGKIVEELFGKIEQNEVDRYILKAFNEGEDVTVEREGVLRLIHPLKAEKICQTCHYNADIGDVLGVIEVKQNIRQFVASAKGDFALSLIAIFPLPIAIAVGIAFLINRKIKQYIDKLNEKINEVESISDLSKIEFHPDEFELKEFHLVYTGFQHLIDKLKTIAVDKDMLEFEIKLLEKFVLTSAVIKDWRDYINQMLLEVSKILPVYSMFSIFQSGENSYDIEMFWVFEPHPQMKKDFENLALSRMGECFTTSEGSRINIRHNIIDRKRCIPRFIGKKIKYRKRCLLLDEPGIGGVVGIGILPEVQTDKTKVLIIDSILSTFLNLIISVKAINKYSKEIEYYSTRDSITGLYNQKVFWELLNYEIARADRHGYKFTLLTIDIDNFKAINDTYGYGFGDIILQKIAQIIRDTIRRGDIVARYGGDEFAVILPLTDAEKGYSIAKDIIDSINRFFLIATDGSKVKVSASIGMAVYPDHGKDAKDLFLFADNILHKVKMENKGSVYLPTEDDVEQIYKKIGKLNITILNAIENKKVIPYFQPILDIKEDQVYIHEVLCRIENEVKTLKADEFIRVAEKMGVIHKLDLVLMENTFKKVKEENYEGVLFMNLSPKAIMSKEFLESIKSLVSDYHLNPSNIVFEITERETVSNISILEDFVMKLKDEGFKFAIDDFGSGFSSFHYIKRFPIDIVKIEGDFIRSMVKNPKDRAFVLSITTLTKNLGIKTVAEYVENEVILEAVKSVGIDYAQGYYIGRPSPHFYKK
- a CDS encoding ABC transporter ATP-binding protein; protein product: MYSWKSIFDEIKKYRRELIAGHILAVLAICVSVPTPLFLPLLVDEVLLNKPGIFIRTFERFFGEGNAVIYTATALIIVLVMRFLFFVFNAVQAKIFTTISKNVTYKIREDLIKHLQKVSMAEFETVGSGGIASKLVTDINTLDDFIGKTVSRFIISVLTIIGVAVVLILINWKLGLLIVFLNPVVIYFTTVVGRKIGKLKGKENKAVEKFQEKLTETLDLFWQIRASNREKTFFRYVIDTAREVRDTAVEFGWKSDAATRLSMLVFLAGYEVFRATSILFVAYSDLTIGLMLAIFGYLWVMMTPVQELLNIQYAYHSATAALDRINSIFSMKKEPEYPHILNPFKNKETCSIQLKEVYFSYDGKNMILEGINLKADKGKKIAIVGASGSGKTTLAHIMVGFYPVDRGDILYDGISVKEIGLDVVRDNVSLVLQSPMMFNDTVRFNLTLGKDIPEEKIWEALEIAQMKDFVINLPDRLETVVGKNGVRLSGGQRQRLAIARMILQNPKIVILDESTSALDTQTEYRLFKALQRYLKNKTTIIIAHRLSTVQQADYIYVLDRGKIVEEGTHEQLMKEEGLYNEYMKKHYMAG